The DNA segment CGTATCCCTTTGTACACAGAGGCACTTTCACTGGTCCTGTTGGTGAAGGGATAAAGGCACTAACAACTAATGTCAGAATCATTCTCCATAATGTGAGGTGAGATTTGGCATAGATCCGTTTCAGCATATTCCAAACCAAAATATACTCAAATCTGACATGAAATGGGAGCATGACAACTAATATGTTCATGTTTCCTTTTCAAAGAAGGTCCATGCACTACTGGTGTATTATTATAATTGGTGCTTATTATGATTATATGCATTTCTGATATTATTTATTCAGTTTCCTTGATTACTTTAAAATGAGAAACTCTGCATCCTCGAGGTGGGTTTGGATGTATTTCATCACAATTCAGAAACATCCACAATTTTGAGTTCCTTAGTTTCCCTGATAATAGGGCACCGCAAAGTGCCTGAATTGCAACAAGCTGTATAATCATGTCATGCATTAAATATACTTGGATACAAAAGTACCTCAGTGGATAAACCATTATGCAGGTTAGATTTTTCATGCTATGATTTCAATTATGCACTGTACTCGTAAGAGTTAACATTCAAATTTTCTATATTTGTAAATGATCTGAATTTCAAATTAAAGTCTCATCCGGTGCACTCAGTATGAAAATAggtggggagggggtgggggttgAAGGCAGGTAATCCAACAGAACATCGTCTCTGTTATGTGAGATATGTCTTGTGCATGCCaatatgaaaagaaaaaagaaagaaaaaagaaaaaaaaaggagagtCTAATCATGCTTGTGTGAAGCTCACATTTTTGTCATTGTGCTGTGTTGCATCTAAAGGGCATGGCATTGATTCATTTGGTGATGTCACAAATACAGCATCTGCTGGAGCAGCATTGCAGACATCCGTGAAGCAAGATCACCGTCTGTTCACATccaaacgagagagagagagagagagagagagagagagagagagagagagagagagagagagagagagagagagagagagagagagagagagagtgagagtgagaatAGTCATTCTTCCTAGAAGGTGCTTTGCTGAAAACTAGATNNNNNNNNNNNNNNNNNNNNNNNNNNNNNNNNNNNNNNNNNNNNNNNNNNNNNNNNNNNNNNNNNNNNNNNNNNNNNNNNNNNNNNNNNNNNNNNNNNNNgagagagagagagagagagagagagagagagagagagagagagagagagagagagtctgaaACTTGAAATAAAGATGTCATCAGATCACAGTGATGAACAACAACCAGGTttgttagagagagagagagagagagagagagagagagagagagagagagagagagagagagagagagagtctgaaACTTGAAATAAAGATGTCATCAGATCACAGTGATGAACAACAACCAGGTttgttagagagagagagagagagagagagagagagagagagagagagagagagagagagagagagagagagagagagagagtctgaaACTTGAAATAAAGATGTCATCAGATCACAGTGATGAACAACAACCAGGTttgttagagagagagagagagagagagagagagagagagagtctgaaACTTGAAATAAAGATGTCATCAGATCACAGTGATGAACAACAACCAGGTttgttagagagagagagagagagagagagagagagagagagagagagagagagagagagagagtctgaaACTTGAAATAAAGATGTCATCAGATCACAGTGATGAACAACAACCAGGTTTGCGTTAACAGTCACAATATGAGCAGATCTGAGTCTCTAAGGAGCCAAGTTTGTtcacctctctctctcgctctctctctcgctctctctctcgctctctctctctctctctctctctctctctctctctctctctctctctctctctctctctctctctctctctctctctctcttactctcTAAGGTTTAACTAATCAAAAAGGAACGGGCTTCATGTTGGACAGTGACCGAAGACACAGTCATGACTGGATGTTCTGCagttcagcaccacggacagcaccGATGATCGATTTACCGCTTCAAAACGACATATAACAAAAACACACCTGGAAGTGTTATGAATTATAAAATAATTTAACTAACGAATTACCTTGAGAAGCGTAAATAAATGTTGAGGGGCCAGTGAAGACCTTCAGCACAAATCAAAATGACTGTGCAATGGATTAAAGCCACATTACAACTCGCCTTTAGGCATTTACCACTATATTTTATCAAATAGATTTATGGTCAAATAAATCTAACTTTGCATCATTCAGCACCAAATGTTTATAATCTAATTTGCAATGACTGACATAAACCATGGGATTCCATATTTTTAGGGAAAAATATTCTAAGTCTGATCAGTGAAAATACTACTAttggcaacaacaacaataacaacagcaaTCATAATAATGAAGACCTGGTACTTTATGTTGTcagattaattatttatttataaaatgaAATATCAACTTTAGTTCACATATAGGTTTAACTTAGAAAAATAGATATTTGATGACACTTAAAATTTGCAATGGCATTGTGTCGTGCGGACATCAGTAAAATTGTGCTTTTAATGTTTTCTGTGTAATACTGTGGACTGCAATGCAATGTGAATAAGAGCGCAAAGAGGTCCAGTGTGATTCTGCTTAAGAAAATGTAAAATTCTGATTTACAAAAAtgcagcatatatatatacacacacaaggcTGTGATACAAATATCATTTACAAGGCCAACTCCACAGAATGTCATCTACTGATGGCACACACAGTGTCTCCTGAAGGCAGAGTTTTTCATGCGTTTCCACAGTCAGCTCTCTGTAGGCTGCTGCACAATCAGAAACTGATCCTGAGCCAGTATTTTTGCAGGTTTGGGTGGTGAGGAGAATGCCACAGTTGTATTTGGTGTGAGTTTGGAGAAGCTCCATTTCAGCTGTCTGCTTTCTGTAAGAGAGCATAGAAGAAAAACTGACTGTGATTTATGGATGTGAGAGAAAACAATCACACATCTGGTTTGACACAAGCACCCAGATACATTCAGGCAGGGTGTGAAGTCAGTAACAGAGGACAGCTGTGTAAAAAATAACGTGAAATGGGAATTTTACACGTGCACTGATGTGTGCAGGGATATTTTTCATCCACCACGTGGCGCTGACACCTCACTTATTCTGACGTGTTTTTCCTACTGTATCTATCTTGTATCTTGTGAACAAATAGGGGAAAATTATTCTGGTTTTATTAGATTTATTTGCTGTGAAACTAATTATATATTTATGAGAATTTGTCATCCTATTTTTGTCACCATGAAATTTAATGTGACATTATCGTTATAGTGATGCCACacagagaattaaaaaatatctTTCTATGATGCACAAAAGCAGTTTCATTATcaacattattattactattattattgtcgttcttattatcattattattattgttgttgttgttgttgtaatcataattatcattattattattattattattattattattattgttgttgttgttgttgttgttattagtagtagtaatagaagtagtagtagtagtagtagtagtaggctCCTTCCGTCTCATGACACGATGGTGAAAGTAGAAGTAGTAGTAATTCcaatagtgatggtgatgatgatgattgccATCATCAACAATTACTGTAGCAAGAAGAGCTCTCAGTGGAGTACATACCGCATCATGCTCAGCACCATACTAAATTACATTAACCATAATCAAATAAAGTACCCAGAGCCACCTCACTTGAACTTCAGTGGATACACATTATCCAGATTCTCACAAAACTGCAAACTTGAAGACATTCaaattttaaattaaaagatgcaTTCTGATACACCAGAGACCCACgagtaaaaacagaaaaatgaagaagaaaaaagaaaagaaaagctcatTTTTATGTTAAAACCTGAAATGTTTTATGCTATAAAACAATCTTTTCGTGTTATTATAAGATACAAATTGATTATATTACTCGTATAATGTGATACTGATGATAACATTAAAACTTACAACTTATTGTGTTAAAATGGGTCAAACTTCTCACATTTCTCGCAACTCGCAACTTctcgcagagccttcagctttcaggctcctctcctgtggaaccagctcccaattcagatcagggagacagacaccctctctacttttaagattaggcttaaaactttcctttttgctaaagcttatagttagggctggatcaggtgaccctgaaccatcccttagttatgctgctatagacgtagactgctggggggttcccatgatgcactgtttctttctctttttgatctgtatgcaccactctgcatttaatcattagtgatcgatctctgctcccctccacagcatgtctttttcctggttctctccctcagccccaaccagtcccagcagaggactgcccctccctgggcctggttctgctggaggtttcttcctgttaaaagggagtttttccttcccactgtagccaagtgcttgctcacagggggtcgttttgaccgttggggttttacataattattgtatggccttgccttacaatataaagcgccttggggcaactgtttgttgtgatttggcgctatataaaaaaatttattgaaaattgattgattgattagaacAAGATGCTTTTGTGTGATTATGAGTTACAAACTTATCACATTATAACATGATACTGAGCACAATAAAAGTCgaaatatatctttttaaaacaTGAAACTTTTAAGACATAAGATCTTGTCATGTTATTATGAACTAATTATTTAATAACGTGATACTTTTCATGTCATAATGTGATACATAATTATTACATACTCATCACACTGTAACGTGATGCTGATGATTACATTAAAATATGAAACTTATGTTAAAACATGATACTTATCACATTAAAAGGTAATATTTATCATGTTAAATCACGATATAAATTACCATGTTAAAATGTGATACTGCCAGGGCAACAAGGGACATACAAATGCTGTCCATCTGACCATCCATTTGCGCACACGCTCATTTACACGGTGTCCTTTTTCCTAAGGTTGTATCTCTCTTTAAATTTGGCTCCACTGCCCTCGTGATTTCTAGAGATACTGCTCCATGTCATTCATAGGCTTTCAGAAAATGGGCAAAAATCCAAATGAAATGAATGCAGCCAGATGCTCTAATGCCATAGCACAAGCCAAACAGTGCTGCTAGATGAGGTGGGAGGGTACTGAGAAAAGAAAGCTCACATGGAGCAAACTCTGGGGCATGGAAGCTAACAGGCTGTTTCATCGTCCAAGCTATGTATGCCCTCTCCTGCAAATCTGCATCTATTGCTTGGAAAGAATCCATCTTGGAAAGAATCCATCCCTTAAACCCTGATCTGGCTCCACTAAATGTAGCCAGGGACTGACACATATGAGTTGACCTAGAccagaggctcattttcccaccaGAGATTACAACAATCACCCTGTGACCAGACCTCGTCCTCTGGTCTAATTCCTGCCAGATCGCCTGCATCATAGAACAGACAATTCCCTGGGAGGATGCCATCAAAGAAGTGTATGAGCGTAAGAAGCTGTGCTACTCCAACTGAGCAGCTGAGGCAGAGGACAGAAGCTGGAAGATAAGAGTGTGCCCGGTGGAGGTGAGGTATAGGGGCTTTGTAGCTAGTACAATGGGGAAGTTACTTAAGGAGGCCTAATAGCAGCCATGTGTCAAGAACTCTCAGAAAAAGTGGTGCAAACATTAGGGATTATAACATCTGACAGAAGGCTTTGTTAGTATCATATCCATATTCATCCTAATTTTGTCCACTTTAAACAAAGTTGAGCTCCACCTGAATGCAGCCATATACCTGCCATTTACATTAGTAAATCATTTGCAGTAGTTTAACTCATTTATGCATCCTTTCCAAAACATATAACATGATACTGATATGTGCATGTAGGGAGGTATGGCCATACATATGtgaacagtgacacaattttgcctctgtacaccaccacaatggtgtTCATATGAAACAGTGATGATGTGGTTATAATATagactttcaactttaattcaagggatttagtaaaaaaaatactgcatttaccatttaagaaTTACGCATTCATATAATGaatgattttgttttaaaaaagagttttttctgtctttttatATGAAAATTCTTTGTCatcccactccaccatgaagctgtaactgatgacgcaacagacaaaagctgcatgATGCACAAATGATCTAATCAGagctacagaagcctataagTCCTTCCAAGTTGACAAGGGTGCCTTGGTGTCTTCCCCTACTAGTCTTCTTTGGACAACCACTCAGTTTTAGAGAACTGCCTGCTCCACGCAGATTTACTACATAGCAAAAAATTATTTGTATTTCTTGATCAGTCATGTAAATTAAGCGTAAAACATATTAGGTGACTATATGTCTatatatccatcctctgactgtaAAAgtggttatttaaattaacattgcTTGTCCAATTACTTAATAGACTGTGTAATAGGAGGGGTTATGTGTAAAAGTGGCTGTAACTTCGAAATGGCTTTCGAAATGTTTTGGTTAAACTCCCAGTAGAACGATGGTCACCTTGTGCGCTTTTACGCACGACAGAGTTCTGGCGGGTTTATTTATAGTAAATTAAGTCCCTtgggctactcccttgttttgcactgagggtcgccacagcaaatccaaggtggatctgcatgttgaattggcacaggttttatgacgcaactccacattacatggagaatgtggcaggtgtgggatttgaacccggagccttctgaactgaaaccaagcgcattaaccacttggccaccaccccttgcggttttatttatatatttgtttatttatttatttttaatacaagtTCCTATAAATGTCCGGGGGGTGGCAGAATCTGTTGTACAATATAAAAGTAAATCTACATTCTGTTCTCATTTCCATGCGTAAAACACCACAACTGCTTTACATGTTGCCTTTTGTACTTCAATGTGCTTTTACAGTTAACGCATCATTGCTGTGGGCGTGGTGACATAGAATTCTCTGTTTTTAAGTGACCCCGGCTATTTGTGGGTTGAGTCGACAAAATCACTTCGCGAAAGAATTCTATTTTTAGATCGGAGTTGAAAACATAAGAGAGTTCAttgtgatgaaaaaaaaacaaaaacaaaacagaacgcaAACAAGGCTCTTTGGATTGTCCGAGGTTCTTCACAGTACCCAAGTTAGACAGAGTACGTAAAAAGTCGGCACCGGGATAACATTTTTACGCACGCCTGATGCTGTTGCGCCCCAGTACAGCGCCACTCACCGGGAATAAAATGCGTTCCAGCGATGCACTTATACGTCAGACAGCCTCACAGTGTACGTCTCCATTGGATTCATGTTCGGATATGTCAGTGCTTCCAGCTCGCTTAGGTCTCGGTTGGACTCCGGTTTAGAGAGAGACTGATTACTTTTAGTGGAATCACAATCACTAAAAGAGTGATGCTGCGGCTGCTGGCCGCAAGTCACGTGTACGTATTGAACGTTGTCCTCCTCGTCGTTCTCTCTGTGGTAGAAATAATTAAAATTGGACACTATGACAGGCACGGGTAGAGCTATGGTCAGAACTCCGGCGATGGCGCACAAAGATCCGACAAATTTACCTCCGATGGTGGAGGGGCACATGTCTCCGTATCCAACTGTGGTCATTGTTACCACAGCCCACCAAAACGCATCTGGTATACTCGAGAATCCAGACTCTGGGTCCTCCGCCTCTGCAAAATAGACGGAACTTGAGAATAAAACCACTCCTATGAGCAGGAAGAATATCAGCAGTCCCAGCTCCCTCAGGCTTGCATGAAGTGTTTGGCCGAGAATCTGCAGGCCTTTGGAGTGTCTGgaaagtttaaaaattctgaaaaCTCGGACCAGACGGATTACCCTCAGTATGGCCAGTGACGCAGCTTGCTGGCTGCTCCCCTGGTGTTCTGCCAGGTCCAGACCCAGGGTGATAAAATAAGGCGCGATTGCCACCACGTCTATCAAGTTCATGATGTTCTTAAAGAAAGCGGCTTTGCTGGGGCACGACAGAAACCTCATGGTGAATTCGAAGGAGAACCAGATGATGCAAAGTGTCTCCACCATGAAGAACGGATCTGTAAACGGACTGACCGTTTTCCCGTGCGCACTTCCATTGACGTTACTGTTAGTGTTGTGCACCGTGGCGACATCTCTAAACTCGGGTAATGTTTCCAAGCAGAATATTATAATGGATATCAAAATCACCATCACGGACACGATGGCGATTATCCGCGCAGGTCCTGAACTCTCCGGATACTCAAACAGCAGCCACAGCTGACGCTGGAATTCATATTTCGGCAGGGGGCGATCCTCTTCTTTCACCAAACCCTCGTCTTCTCGGAAGAACTCTATAACCTCTTCGTCAAGTTCGTAAAACTTTATTTCTTCCAGGAAAATGTCCACGGGCACACTGACGGGCCTGCGCAGCCTCCCGCCTGACTGGTAATAATAGAGGATGGCGTCAAAGCTCGGCCTGTTCCTGTCAAAGAAGTACTCGTTCCTCAAAGGGTCAAAGAAGCGCATCCTTTTACGCGGATCTCCTAAAAGCGTGGACGGGAAACGGGAGAGGGTCTTTAACTGGGTCTCAAAGCGAAGACCTGAGATGTTGATGATAACCCTCTCGCTGCACTCCTGGTCCGCCGGTTCCAGGTCAGCGGCATCTTGCAACAACGGAGCAACGACCACAGTCTCTTCAAGGTTGTCCTGGGACACCacagtcatctttttttttttaccccactgaggGTAAAACCTTCACTCACCCCCCTCGGTGCGTTCCTCTTGTCCTTGCGCGCCGTGCGTCCTGACTGATCTCTTTGTCATACAGTTTTACGCACAACCCCTTTCGCTCTGAAACAAGAGGGGGGAAAAGTCCGCACTGCGTCCTCAAACCAATCGTGTTTGTTGGGGAAAGTCGTTGACTCAGAGCGTCCTCTTGTCCGATTAGCACCTTTGAACTGTCAGCTTTCAGCTGTACACACTGTTCTCCGCTTGCACAAGCTGTAGCAACGGTTGGAGATCATATTCACACCATTTTAAACTAAAGCCCTCCCCAAGATGGAAGAACAGATGACACTTGCTGCTGCCGCTGTCCCTCTCTCTCACTCATCTCACAAGTGCACTGTTATTTGCAAAATAATCTGTTCAATTTGTTTAGCAACTTAATCGAATTTTAATcaaaaagtgttcaaatttgtttaaactagattattattattattatcatcatcatcatcatcatcatcatcacaataaTAGcacattcttcttctttttcttctacttcttcttcttattattatattattattatttttattaatcacAGCAATATAATaagcttattattattaatattactattatattattattattattattattattattattattattattagcattcattcatttttaaagAGTGGCAgcacaagattttttttcttggtgggggGAAGCATAAAaaaggttttttatttttgcacattttactgTCAGTTGACTAAGGAAACAACTGGATGGGTCTTGTCGGAGGAGTGTCACTTGAactgtgaaggaacatcagctgGCCATGTGGTGTATTTCTCTGGGTACGgtacgtctggaaagtattcacaacacttcactttttccacattttgttatgttacagccttattctataatggatgaaattattttttccctcaaaattctgcacacaataccccataatgacaatgtgaaaaaagtttttttttttagatttttgcaaatttattaaaaagaaaaataaaacgcaatgctaaaaaactctcggccatatgagcatgtaatcaatgaaagagtgtgtaaaaagaatgtgacattttgaccccttagaataggtcaaagtTAGATATCTTTGaaccttgtccaaggtctgtgcccaAAGAATGCTCCCTATAAActtgaagaccctgacagtaataggactggacttatgctgtgcACAGACAaaaggatggatggacagacagatggacgatcacagagtcttcacaatacccaatgcccATATTTTGGCATTgagtaaaaactaagaaatcaatgcagtacataagtattcacagcctttgccatgaagctcaaaattgagctcaggtgcatcctgttcccagtgatcatccttgagaagtttctacagctgaattggagtccaccaaggggtaaattcagttgattggacatgatttggaaaggcacacaacttgtctgtagacctccaagacaggatggtctcgaggcacaaatctggggagagtacagaaacatttctgccactttgaaggtcccattgagcacagtggcctccatcatccataaatggaagaagttcagatccagcaggactcttcctagagctggcagccCATCTAAAtggagcgatcaggggagaagggccttagacagggaggtgaccaagaacccaatggtcactctgtcagagctccagcattcccatTCCCAGACCATGAGaacatgagaaagaaaattctctggcctgatgacacaaagattgaactctttgtcgTCAATGCCAGGtggcatgtttggaggaaaccaggcaccatccctacactgaagcatgatggtggcagcatcatgctgcagggatgtttttcagcagcaggaacttgaagaccagtcaggattgagggaaagatgaatgcagtaatgtacagagtcatcctggatgaaaacctgctccagagcgctcttgacctcagattgatgtgagagttcatctttcagcaggacaatgaccctaagcacagccaagatatcacaggagtggcttcaggacaaatctgtgaatgtccttgagtggcccagccagagaccagaactGAATCTGAATGAATAacactggagagatctgaaaatgtccatGCACCGATgcgccccatccaacctgatggagtttgagaggtgctgcaaagaggaatggacaaaactgcccaaagatagctgcaccaagcttgtggcatcatattcaagaagacttgaggctgtaattcctgccaaaggtgcctcaacaaagtattgagcaaagggtgtgaatacttaagcacacgtgatttcttacttttttatttttaataaatttgcaaaaaaaaaaaaaaaaaagaagctttttttcatgttgtcattatggggtgttgtgagaagaattttgaggggaaaaaataatttactccattttggaataaggctgtaacataacaaaatgtgtaaaagtgaagcactgtttatactttccagatgcactgtatgatcGACCAGAGGTGGggattgctctgagaatactgttggaaaagtacagagaaggacagaaagagttacattgtgtgtttgtggacttagaaaaagcttatgatagggtgccaagagaagagttgtggcattgtatgaggaagtctggagtggcagagaagtatgttagggtagtgcaggacatgtacaagaatagtgtgacagcggtgagatgcgcagtcggaatgacagactcattcaaggtggaggtgggattacaccaaggatcagctctgagtcctttcttgtttgcagtgatgatggacaggttgacagatgagatcagacaggagtccccatggactatgatgtttgcagatgacattgtgatctgtagtgagagtagagagcaagctgagactagtctggagaagtggagatatgctttggagagaaggggaatgaaagtcagtagaagcaagactgagtacatgtgtgtgaatgagagggagcccagtggaatagtgcagttacaaggagtagaagtggtgaaagtagatgagtttaaatatttggggtcaactgttcaacgtaatggagagtgtggtagagcggtgaagaagagagtgcaggcatggtggagtgggtggagaaaggtggcaggagtgatttgtgaccgaagaatatcagcaagagtgaaggggaaagtttacaaaacagtagtgagaccagctatgttgtatggtttagagacagtggcactaacaaaaagacaggaggcagagctggaggtggcagagctgaagatgttgagattctctttgggagtgacaagaatggacaagattaggaatgaacatatcagtgggatagctcaggtgggacggtttggagacaaagtcagagaggtgagattgagatggtttggacatgtgcagaggagggacccagggtatatagggagaaggatgctgaggatggagccaccaggcaggaggagaagagggagaccaaagaggaggttcatggatgtgctgagagaggacatgcaggtggttggtgtgacagaggaagatacagaggacagggtgagatggaaacgattgatctgctg comes from the Thalassophryne amazonica chromosome 8, fThaAma1.1, whole genome shotgun sequence genome and includes:
- the LOC117515537 gene encoding shaker-related potassium channel tsha2-like, which translates into the protein MTVVSQDNLEETVVVAPLLQDAADLEPADQECSERVIINISGLRFETQLKTLSRFPSTLLGDPRKRMRFFDPLRNEYFFDRNRPSFDAILYYYQSGGRLRRPVSVPVDIFLEEIKFYELDEEVIEFFREDEGLVKEEDRPLPKYEFQRQLWLLFEYPESSGPARIIAIVSVMVILISIIIFCLETLPEFRDVATVHNTNSNVNGSAHGKTVSPFTDPFFMVETLCIIWFSFEFTMRFLSCPSKAAFFKNIMNLIDVVAIAPYFITLGLDLAEHQGSSQQAASLAILRVIRLVRVFRIFKLSRHSKGLQILGQTLHASLRELGLLIFFLLIGVVLFSSSVYFAEAEDPESGFSSIPDAFWWAVVTMTTVGYGDMCPSTIGGKFVGSLCAIAGVLTIALPVPVIVSNFNYFYHRENDEEDNVQYVHVTCGQQPQHHSFSDCDSTKSNQSLSKPESNRDLSELEALTYPNMNPMETYTVRLSDV